One segment of Triticum aestivum cultivar Chinese Spring chromosome 2A, IWGSC CS RefSeq v2.1, whole genome shotgun sequence DNA contains the following:
- the LOC123186270 gene encoding auxin-responsive protein SAUR23-like: MAKCGKIQSIVRLQQTLRRWRSRAAAAPTAPVPAGHVAVCVGGASQRFVVRAALLNHPVFRELLRQSEEEYGFPSTPGPVALPCCDEDSFLDVLRRVSSEDRLLRSFCCRVPVVTSRDVAARPLLQGMAVEKLVW, from the coding sequence ATGGCCAAATGCGGCAAGATCCAGAGCATCGTCCGCCTCCAGCAGACTCTGCGGCGGTGGCggtcccgggccgcggcggcgccgaCGGCTCCGGTGCCGGCGGGGCACGTGGCAGTGTGCGTGGGCGGCGCATCGCAGCGGTTCGTGGTGCGCGCGGCGCTCCTCAACCACCCCGTGTTCCGGGAGCTGCTCCGGCAGTCGGAGGAGGAGTACGGCTTCCCGTCCACCCCCGGCCCCGTCGCGCTCCCCTGCTGCGACGAGGACAGCTTCCTCGACGTCCTCCGCCGCGTGTCCTCCGAGGACCGCCTCCTCCGCTCGTTCTGCTGCCGCGTGCCGGTCGTCACCAGCCGCGACGTCGCGGCACGGCCGCTGCTGCAGGGGATGGCGGTGGAGAAGCTCGTGTGGTGA